The proteins below come from a single Cannabis sativa cultivar Pink pepper isolate KNU-18-1 chromosome 3, ASM2916894v1, whole genome shotgun sequence genomic window:
- the LOC133036246 gene encoding uncharacterized protein LOC133036246 produces MLKKQKEDNMIVSFTTEQGVLNDHFPDVVEHFLGHFKGIMGKAKPPTMEIQSDCIAMGSKLTLDQQVHLLKPFSLKEVRVAMFSILNTKSPGPDRFGSGFLMSVWPEFPEELHRTTLSLIPKIDSPSKAIDYRPIACCTTLYNGVSKLICSRLANVLLALDILKNYRRKNCSPRCTIKIDISKAYDTVNWDFLKKLLVAYCFPAKFVKWIMNCVRNTSYSLLLNGQIQGSFKGE; encoded by the exons ATGTTGAAGAAGCAGAAGGAAGATAACATGATTGTTTCGTTTACTACCGAGCAAGGGGTTCTAAATGATCACTTTCCTGATGTTGTGGAGCATTTTCTTGGCCATTTTAAAGGCATAATGGGGAAAGCTAAGCCTCCCACCATGGAGATACAATCTGATTGCATAGCCATGGGCTCCAAACTCACCCTCGATCAGCAGGTCCATCTCTTAAAACCTTTCTCTCTCAAAGAAGTCAGAGTTGCGATGTTTAGTATCCTAAATACTAAATCCCCTGGCCCTGATAGATTTGGTTCGGGGTTTCTTATGTCAGTTTGGCCTGAG TTCCCAGAAGAGCTCCATAGAACGACTCTCTCTCTTATCCCAAAGATTGATAGTCCTTCTAAAGCTATTGATTATCGGCCCATTGCCTGCTGCACTACATTATACAATGGTGTTTCTAAACTCATTTGTTCCCGGCTTGCTAATGTGCTTCTTGCTTTA GACATTTTGAAAAACTACCGAAGGAAGAATTGCTCCCCCAGATGCACTATCAAAATTGATATCAGTAAAGCTTATGATACGGTTAATTGGGACTTTCTTAAAAAGCTTCTGGTGGCCTATTGCTTCCCTGCTAAGTTTGTCAAGTGGATCATGAATTGTGTGAGAAATACGTCTTATTCTTTACTGCTAAATGGTCAAATTCAGGGGTCTTTTAAAGGAGAGTAA